The following are from one region of the candidate division KSB1 bacterium genome:
- a CDS encoding glycosyltransferase: MDQTVKTSLQEPLVSVLLPVYNRRHLILRAIDSVWTQTLQDFELLVIDDGSTDGLEELLLPLVLERRNLRYLKHANRGLAASRNIGIAAALGKYVTFLDSDDEYLPTHLELRSRFLQEHPEVDFLHGGVELVGPEESHWVVDAYQPDRRIHLSQCVIGATLFGKKEVFLRAGGFKLLPYSAESEFVARVEKSFRVVKVDFSTYRYYTGLPDSICESKKQQQAEPL, translated from the coding sequence ATGGATCAAACAGTAAAAACCTCGCTGCAGGAGCCGCTTGTTTCGGTTCTTTTGCCGGTTTACAACCGCCGTCATCTGATTCTGCGGGCTATTGATTCCGTTTGGACTCAGACGCTGCAGGACTTTGAGCTCTTGGTCATCGACGACGGCAGCACCGATGGTTTGGAAGAGCTGCTGCTGCCTCTTGTCCTTGAGCGACGGAATCTTCGTTATTTAAAACATGCAAACCGCGGTTTGGCAGCTTCGCGCAACATCGGGATTGCTGCTGCTTTAGGTAAGTATGTCACCTTCTTAGACTCGGACGATGAATATTTGCCGACCCATTTAGAGTTGCGCAGCCGTTTTCTTCAGGAACATCCGGAGGTGGATTTTCTGCATGGTGGCGTCGAGCTTGTCGGGCCGGAAGAGTCGCACTGGGTGGTCGACGCTTATCAGCCGGATCGCCGCATCCATCTTTCCCAATGCGTCATCGGCGCCACCTTGTTCGGCAAAAAAGAGGTATTTCTGCGCGCCGGCGGCTTTAAACTGCTGCCATATTCCGCCGAATCAGAGTTTGTAGCCAGGGTCGAAAAGAGTTTTCGGGTAGTCAAAGTCGACTTTTCCACCTATCGTTATTATACCGGCTTACCGGACAGCATTTGTGAGAGCAAAAAGCAACAACAGGCTGAACCGCTGTGA